The Rhodocytophaga rosea genome has a segment encoding these proteins:
- the mrdA gene encoding penicillin-binding protein 2, whose translation MKEGRQYVVQGIFIAVGLVFLARLFFLQVVADDYSSKAEKNVLLKVVQYPHRGQIYDRNGKLIVINSPVYDIMMIPKKVRIADTLAFCQLMGLTKNGLDSVMRVARASRAYSSVKPYPFLKQVSNIDFARIQGGLIEYPGFYATARTIRSYPRKLMANTLGYIGEISKKKLESPGQNYYKQGDYIGISGIESNYEEELRGKRGVKYVLVNVRGVEKGSFKSGSMDTASVAGENLISSVNIDIQQYAESLMINKIGSIVAIEPSTGEILTMVSNPSYDPNMLTGREFPVNFGPLQKDPLIPLYNRPIQAVYRPGSIFKLVQSLVGLQQGSINPTVRLPDVGPMACHHHSGLHNGLHNAIQYSCNVYFYQAFRQYIYHNETGNTFKDSERGLMRWRAAVNKFGFGRTLGIDLPNEKRGFVPDTSFFNRVYGKGSWKFSNWYSMAIGEGELGVVPLQMANLAAIIANRGYYLTPHLVKSIGRDGKIDPKYTTRNYVGVDSTHFNVVISGMEDVVRAGTAGLARIDSIIVCGKTGTSENKKGKDHSVFIAFAPKDNPKIAIAVYVENAGFGGVIAAPIASLIMEKYIKGKIGKRREYLEKFILEKNFMPAPIAPKPPILMAKTDSTITTTVKTVKKVIEAKPAGDSILVRDVKPSRQ comes from the coding sequence ATGAAAGAAGGAAGACAATACGTTGTTCAAGGTATTTTTATAGCGGTAGGCCTGGTATTCCTGGCCAGGCTTTTCTTTTTGCAGGTTGTAGCCGATGATTATAGTTCGAAAGCTGAGAAGAACGTATTGCTCAAGGTAGTGCAGTATCCGCACAGAGGCCAGATTTATGACCGCAATGGCAAGCTTATCGTGATCAATTCCCCGGTGTATGACATTATGATGATCCCCAAAAAAGTAAGGATTGCAGATACGCTTGCTTTTTGCCAGTTGATGGGCCTGACCAAAAATGGCCTTGATTCTGTTATGAGGGTAGCCAGGGCATCTAGGGCCTATTCTTCTGTTAAACCTTATCCTTTCCTGAAACAAGTATCTAATATAGATTTTGCCAGAATACAAGGTGGCCTGATTGAATATCCTGGTTTTTATGCCACTGCCCGTACGATCCGTTCGTATCCTAGAAAGTTAATGGCCAATACATTAGGCTATATCGGGGAGATCAGCAAGAAAAAGCTGGAATCTCCCGGACAAAATTATTATAAGCAAGGCGATTATATTGGCATCAGTGGTATAGAGTCAAACTATGAAGAAGAACTTCGGGGCAAAAGGGGAGTAAAATATGTACTTGTTAATGTGCGGGGGGTAGAGAAAGGCTCATTCAAGAGTGGCTCTATGGACACTGCTTCTGTAGCAGGCGAAAACCTCATTTCCAGTGTTAATATTGATATTCAGCAGTATGCAGAATCGCTGATGATAAATAAGATAGGGAGTATCGTAGCTATTGAGCCTTCTACTGGTGAAATACTTACCATGGTATCCAACCCATCCTATGACCCTAATATGCTGACCGGCCGTGAATTCCCTGTTAATTTTGGCCCTTTGCAAAAAGATCCATTGATTCCTTTGTATAACCGTCCGATTCAGGCCGTATACAGACCGGGTTCTATTTTTAAGCTGGTGCAATCGCTGGTTGGGTTACAGCAAGGTTCTATTAATCCTACGGTTCGCTTGCCAGATGTGGGACCTATGGCTTGTCACCATCACTCTGGGCTTCATAATGGATTACACAATGCGATTCAATATTCTTGTAACGTATATTTCTACCAGGCTTTCCGCCAGTATATTTACCACAATGAAACAGGAAATACCTTTAAAGATTCAGAGAGAGGTTTAATGCGTTGGAGGGCAGCTGTTAATAAATTTGGTTTCGGGCGGACACTGGGCATTGATCTTCCCAATGAAAAACGCGGTTTTGTACCGGATACTTCCTTTTTTAACAGGGTATATGGAAAAGGAAGCTGGAAGTTCTCTAACTGGTATTCGATGGCTATTGGAGAAGGTGAATTGGGCGTAGTACCCTTACAAATGGCAAATCTGGCCGCCATTATTGCTAACAGAGGCTATTATCTCACGCCTCACCTGGTAAAATCTATTGGCAGAGATGGTAAAATAGACCCTAAGTATACTACTCGTAATTATGTAGGCGTAGATAGTACCCATTTTAACGTAGTAATCAGTGGTATGGAAGATGTGGTTCGGGCGGGTACAGCAGGACTGGCCAGAATTGACAGTATCATCGTGTGCGGAAAGACTGGTACTTCAGAAAATAAAAAAGGGAAAGACCACTCTGTGTTCATAGCGTTCGCACCAAAAGACAATCCAAAGATTGCTATTGCGGTGTATGTAGAGAATGCTGGTTTTGGCGGGGTTATAGCGGCTCCTATTGCTTCCCTCATTATGGAGAAATACATCAAAGGCAAAATTGGCAAGAGAAGAGAGTATCTGGAGAAATTCATTCTGGAAAAGAATTTTATGCCGGCTCCTATAGCACCCAAACCTCCTATACTAATGGCTAAAACGGATAGTACCATTACTACTACTGTTAAAACAGTAAAAAAAGTTATAGAAGCAAAACCAGCCGGAGATTCTATTCTGGTGAGAGATGTAAAGCCATCCAGACAATAA
- the rodA gene encoding rod shape-determining protein RodA, whose amino-acid sequence MYGDRNEKISTNLDWLTVLLFSTCVILGWLNIFAAVYDVEAKQNIFSFSINSGRQLVWIGCTLFIIIVILVIDFKFYEFFAYIIYGVILIALFGVLFLARDVNGAKSWFEIGSIRIQPSEFAKFATSLALAKYLGRVTIKFDNLRTQLTCAAIIGVPAILILMQNDTGSTMVFGAFIFVLYREGLSQWVLIMGAFGLFVFIMALVVPQLFLLLGIGAIMLIIIALLPRKTVKNVLLVVGGSAMIAGVAVGVEYFVNDVLQPHQSARIMVLFDPDNPKFHSGVGWQVTQSKIAIGSGGLTGKGFLDGTQTKFDFVPEQSTDFIFCTIAEEHGWVGSLLVISLFIGLLCRLIFLAERQKDRFARIYGYAVASIIFFHFMVNIGMAIGLLPVIGIPLPFFSYGGSSLWSFSILLFIFLKLDAHRSQMGARY is encoded by the coding sequence ATGTACGGAGACAGAAACGAAAAGATATCTACAAACTTAGACTGGCTGACAGTGCTTTTATTCAGCACTTGTGTAATTCTGGGCTGGCTCAATATTTTTGCTGCCGTATACGATGTAGAAGCCAAACAGAATATATTTAGTTTTAGTATTAACTCCGGCCGCCAGCTGGTTTGGATAGGTTGTACGCTTTTTATCATTATTGTTATCCTGGTTATAGATTTTAAGTTCTATGAATTCTTTGCCTACATCATTTATGGCGTAATACTGATTGCCTTGTTTGGTGTATTATTTCTGGCAAGAGATGTAAACGGTGCAAAATCTTGGTTTGAGATAGGCAGCATCCGTATCCAGCCTTCGGAATTTGCCAAATTTGCCACTTCCCTGGCATTAGCAAAATATTTAGGACGAGTGACTATAAAGTTCGATAACCTTCGTACACAACTTACCTGTGCTGCTATTATTGGTGTTCCAGCCATTCTGATTCTGATGCAAAATGACACTGGTTCTACTATGGTATTTGGTGCATTTATATTTGTGCTGTACCGGGAAGGTTTGTCGCAATGGGTTTTGATTATGGGTGCTTTTGGGCTATTTGTATTTATTATGGCACTGGTGGTACCTCAGCTTTTTTTGTTGCTCGGAATTGGTGCAATAATGCTTATTATCATTGCCCTGCTTCCCCGTAAAACCGTCAAAAACGTTTTATTAGTCGTAGGCGGAAGTGCGATGATAGCAGGTGTAGCCGTGGGTGTAGAATATTTTGTGAATGACGTATTACAGCCTCACCAGAGCGCCAGGATCATGGTTTTGTTTGACCCAGATAATCCTAAATTCCACAGTGGTGTAGGCTGGCAGGTTACCCAATCTAAAATTGCCATTGGCTCCGGTGGACTTACCGGAAAAGGATTTTTGGATGGTACCCAGACTAAGTTTGATTTCGTTCCCGAACAAAGTACTGACTTTATTTTTTGTACCATAGCTGAGGAGCATGGATGGGTAGGTAGTCTGCTGGTGATTAGTTTATTCATTGGGCTGCTTTGCCGGCTGATCTTCCTGGCTGAAAGGCAGAAAGACCGTTTTGCCCGTATTTATGGCTACGCTGTGGCTTCAATCATTTTCTTCCATTTTATGGTAAATATCGGGATGGCGATTGGCTTACTTCCGGTAATTGGTATTCCGCTGCCCTTCTTTAGTTATGGTGGTTCATCTTTATGGTCTTTCTCTATACTGCTGTTCATCTTTTTGAAACTGGATGCACACCGCAGCCAGATGGGAGCCAGATATTGA
- a CDS encoding D-alanine--D-alanine ligase yields MQRSFWLRLSKWEFLPFWLFYFPVYFYWLWLGIRARSLVFFSAANPLMEMGGFCGYSKSNVLKHLPGKFIPQTQILELTADNVSTVAHTIEENFLFPLIVKPDVGERGWKVEKIHTKEELILYLSQNQGKLIVQEYIDYPLEFGVMYSRLPGQAKGKITSMVQKEFLSVVGDGKSTLAELFHHSKRTRYYEDTLLHLYKDELHIILPEHKKKELVSIGNHCRGTTFLNANHLITPDLLSVFDQISKQISGFYFGRYDLRVPSLEDLYAGKNIKILELNGANSEPAHIYDPQMSIVSAYKHLFSHWNNLFEISIRNHKEGIPFMSFREGLDTIRNRKLYNK; encoded by the coding sequence ATGCAAAGAAGTTTCTGGCTGCGTTTGAGTAAATGGGAATTTTTACCTTTCTGGCTTTTTTACTTTCCGGTTTATTTTTACTGGCTCTGGCTGGGTATACGTGCACGGTCTCTGGTATTTTTTAGTGCGGCAAATCCTTTAATGGAAATGGGCGGCTTTTGTGGCTATTCTAAATCAAATGTACTCAAGCATCTACCAGGCAAATTTATTCCACAAACTCAGATTCTGGAACTTACGGCTGATAATGTTTCTACTGTTGCCCATACCATTGAAGAAAATTTCCTGTTTCCGCTCATTGTGAAACCAGATGTAGGCGAAAGAGGATGGAAAGTGGAAAAGATTCATACCAAAGAAGAACTTATCCTGTATCTTTCTCAAAACCAGGGTAAACTGATCGTACAGGAATACATAGATTATCCTCTGGAATTTGGTGTGATGTACAGCCGTTTGCCCGGACAAGCAAAGGGAAAGATCACTTCTATGGTGCAAAAAGAATTTCTGTCTGTGGTAGGTGATGGCAAGTCTACGCTTGCCGAATTATTCCATCATTCCAAGCGTACCCGGTATTATGAAGATACGCTTCTGCATTTATACAAAGATGAGTTACACATCATATTGCCGGAACATAAAAAGAAAGAACTGGTGAGTATCGGAAATCATTGCCGGGGGACTACTTTTCTGAATGCCAATCATCTGATCACACCTGACTTATTATCTGTATTTGACCAGATAAGTAAGCAGATTTCTGGTTTCTACTTTGGCCGTTATGATCTCCGGGTACCTAGCCTGGAAGATTTATATGCCGGAAAAAATATTAAGATCTTAGAGCTGAATGGTGCCAATTCAGAACCTGCACATATTTATGATCCGCAAATGTCTATTGTAAGTGCCTATAAACATTTATTTTCGCACTGGAATAACCTGTTTGAGATCAGTATCCGTAATCATAAAGAAGGTATTCCGTTTATGTCTTTCCGGGAGGGCTTAGACACAATCCGGAACAGAAAGCTTTACAATAAGTAG
- a CDS encoding thioredoxin family protein, with translation MPAITSHMLPLGTVAPDFKIQDTVSGNLIQLQQIRSDIATVIMFICNHCPYVKHVQPELVRLAEDYIPKGVTFVAISSNDVSRYPDDGPEQMKKVAITNKYPFPYLYDETQEVAIAYDAACTPDFYIFDKDMQLVYRGQLDDSRPSNGISLTGQDIRNALDHVLLGEQVSPFQKPSIGCSIKWKPASNSQSPSAAIL, from the coding sequence ATGCCTGCCATCACCTCACATATGCTGCCATTAGGAACAGTCGCACCTGATTTTAAAATTCAGGATACTGTTTCTGGTAATCTTATTCAACTGCAACAAATCAGATCGGATATAGCTACGGTTATTATGTTCATCTGCAACCATTGCCCCTATGTAAAGCATGTGCAGCCGGAACTGGTACGTCTGGCAGAAGACTATATTCCCAAAGGAGTAACCTTTGTAGCCATTAGCTCTAATGATGTAAGCCGCTATCCAGATGATGGCCCAGAGCAGATGAAAAAAGTGGCCATTACAAATAAGTATCCCTTTCCATATCTCTATGACGAAACGCAGGAAGTAGCCATAGCCTATGATGCCGCCTGTACACCCGACTTTTATATTTTTGATAAAGATATGCAACTTGTGTACAGAGGTCAGTTAGACGATTCAAGGCCTAGCAATGGTATTTCTCTCACCGGACAAGACATCCGGAATGCCTTAGATCATGTACTTCTGGGAGAACAGGTAAGCCCGTTTCAGAAGCCTAGCATTGGCTGCAGCATTAAATGGAAGCCTGCCAGTAATAGTCAGTCACCCAGCGCTGCGATTCTCTGA
- a CDS encoding heme exporter protein CcmB, with the protein MRQLIKEVQALIRKEIVLEWRQRYALNGMLLYVISTVLICYMSFSLSAGGIEKPTWNALYWIILLFAAVNAVAKSFVQERYGRFLYYYTLVSPQGIILSKIVYNAILMVVLSLVGYGFYSLMLDNPVEDHFLFVLTILLGAAGFSTTLTMVSGIASKAGNNSVLMAILSFPVIIPMLLMLMKVSKNAMDGLERAASSDEILTLASINLIVSTLSYILFPYLWRS; encoded by the coding sequence ATGAGGCAGTTAATTAAGGAAGTTCAGGCATTGATCCGGAAAGAAATCGTACTGGAATGGCGGCAACGCTACGCTTTAAATGGCATGCTACTCTACGTAATCAGTACGGTGCTGATCTGTTACATGAGTTTTAGCTTGAGTGCTGGCGGCATTGAAAAACCTACCTGGAATGCTTTGTACTGGATCATTCTGTTATTTGCGGCTGTAAATGCAGTAGCTAAAAGTTTTGTGCAGGAGCGTTACGGACGGTTTTTGTATTATTATACCTTGGTGAGTCCGCAGGGAATTATTCTGTCGAAGATTGTGTACAATGCTATACTGATGGTTGTATTGTCACTGGTGGGATATGGGTTTTATTCGCTGATGCTGGACAATCCGGTGGAAGATCATTTTTTGTTTGTACTCACTATTTTATTAGGCGCTGCTGGTTTCTCTACTACGCTTACGATGGTTTCCGGAATTGCTTCAAAAGCAGGAAATAATAGTGTACTGATGGCCATTTTAAGTTTTCCGGTAATTATACCGATGCTGTTAATGTTGATGAAAGTTTCCAAAAATGCAATGGATGGGCTTGAAAGGGCAGCCAGTAGCGACGAAATACTCACCCTTGCATCGATTAATCTGATTGTAAGTACACTATCTTACATTCTGTTTCCGTATCTTTGGAGAAGCTAA
- the ccsA gene encoding cytochrome c biogenesis protein: protein MKAAWWKMICIVLLLYTVIAGFLMEVPRLAILNESIRNLYFHVPMWFGMLLILGISVFYSIKYLQKPSIESDDMAVYAAHTGILFGMLGLATGMAWARFTWGAWWVNDPKLNGAAIAMLIYMAYLVLRGSLEDEQQRARISAIYNIFAFATLVPLLFILPRLTDSLHPGNGGNPGFSSYDLDSRMRMVFYPAVIGWGLLSVWITQLSVRLKKLQRRSEETLHRQVQA, encoded by the coding sequence ATGAAAGCCGCCTGGTGGAAAATGATTTGTATTGTTTTATTGCTCTATACAGTAATAGCCGGTTTTTTAATGGAAGTTCCCCGTCTGGCTATTCTTAACGAAAGCATCCGGAACTTATATTTTCATGTGCCTATGTGGTTTGGAATGCTCCTGATCCTGGGTATCTCAGTATTTTACTCCATCAAGTATCTGCAAAAACCTTCTATAGAATCAGACGATATGGCCGTATATGCCGCGCACACCGGTATTTTATTTGGTATGCTAGGACTGGCTACCGGGATGGCCTGGGCCAGATTTACCTGGGGTGCCTGGTGGGTGAATGATCCCAAATTAAACGGAGCGGCTATTGCCATGCTTATTTATATGGCTTATCTGGTATTGAGAGGTTCTCTGGAAGATGAGCAGCAGCGGGCACGGATTTCTGCTATTTACAATATTTTTGCATTTGCTACCCTTGTTCCTTTGCTGTTTATTCTGCCCAGGCTTACCGATTCTTTGCATCCTGGTAATGGAGGTAATCCTGGCTTTAGCAGCTATGATCTGGATAGCAGAATGCGGATGGTATTCTACCCGGCTGTGATTGGCTGGGGATTATTGTCCGTATGGATCACGCAACTGAGTGTGCGTTTGAAAAAATTACAACGCAGGAGCGAAGAGACGTTGCACCGGCAAGTTCAGGCGTAA
- a CDS encoding CcmD family protein, with product MRKILAFVLTLFSLNLQAQQQIEMADQLRSDGKIYVVVAVVSIILLGILLYLIRLDTKISKLEKESRNENE from the coding sequence ATGAGAAAAATATTGGCCTTTGTATTGACCTTATTCTCTTTAAACCTTCAGGCCCAGCAACAGATTGAAATGGCAGACCAGTTGAGAAGCGATGGAAAAATTTACGTAGTTGTGGCCGTTGTTAGCATTATTTTGCTCGGAATTTTGTTATACCTAATACGGTTAGATACCAAAATCAGCAAACTTGAAAAGGAATCCAGAAATGAAAATGAATAA
- a CDS encoding cytochrome c maturation protein CcmE domain-containing protein, translating to MKKAHIFGIVIIAVAIAVIVSTAGDASSYVSFKEAAELAADGKDKKVHVVGTLKKGNTGEIIGMQYQPQIDPNYFSFRLIDQNNEEREVIYSSPKPQDFERSEQIVIIGSMQNDRFVADKILMKCPSKYQENEIKVDGAKNEQAKAQLGS from the coding sequence ATGAAAAAAGCACATATTTTCGGAATTGTTATTATTGCTGTAGCTATTGCTGTAATTGTTTCTACAGCCGGAGATGCCAGTTCGTATGTTTCCTTTAAAGAAGCAGCTGAATTAGCAGCTGATGGAAAGGATAAAAAAGTTCACGTAGTAGGAACACTTAAAAAAGGAAATACCGGTGAGATCATAGGTATGCAATATCAGCCGCAGATAGATCCGAATTATTTCTCATTTCGCCTTATTGACCAGAATAATGAAGAAAGGGAAGTTATTTACAGCAGCCCTAAACCTCAGGATTTTGAACGCTCTGAGCAGATTGTGATCATCGGTAGTATGCAAAATGATCGCTTTGTTGCTGACAAAATTCTGATGAAATGCCCTTCCAAGTACCAGGAAAATGAAATCAAAGTAGATGGTGCAAAGAATGAGCAGGCGAAAGCACAACTGGGATCGTAA
- the ccsA gene encoding cytochrome c biogenesis protein CcsA yields the protein MVHTFIGNLGHLFIIITFVTALVATYSYFQAARVPELAAASWYRLGRITFYTHLAAVLGVIVSLYFIISNHYFEYHYAWSHSSRSLPSHYIISCFWEGQEGSFLLWIFWNALLGIILIHTNKAWEAPVMVIFALVQGFLASMILGVVIPGLDIKIGSSPFILLRDAMQDAPIFASNPNFVPEDGNGLNPLLQNYWMVIHPPTLFLGFATTLIPFAYCIAGLWKNKFAEWIRPALPWALFSAVVLGVGILMGAYWAYETLNFGGYWNWDPVENAVYIPWLVLVATIHTMITYKKSGTALRTSVVLAIASFVLVLYATFLTRSGILGNASVHSFTDLGLSGQLLIYLLTFTIGSIVLSVVKWKNIPSDEKEVSTYSREFWIFIGATTLCLAAFQVLASTSIPVYNSIIESFGFLSNLAPPADQISHYTKFQLWFAVVITILSAIGQFFWWQKIDKKTLLNSLTTPLLVTLLVSALFIVLAGVDNLIYIVLLTTSVFSVAANAKILWKVAKNNYKLSGGAIAHIGVAMMLIGILFSSGYSEVVSLNTSGLMISNDETFKKDNDKENKENTLLWLNKPTRMNEYWVTYRGRRIDVRNMPGYIHKELLLPGDVEYRSVAKEDIVYEGKTYFKKGDTLETYPENTYYEVEYRDDKGRIFNLYPRVQINEQMNGIAPSPDIKRSLGSDLYTYVNATPDPSAEKDWSEMEEHIVSLQDTFFINDYVAVLDNVVRASEVEGIVLTSNDAAVKAKIRVLGEGKDYEVNPVYVIKDRMVGRVPETIEDLGLKLTFNNIDPNTGKFTFGVSTTQKDYIIMKAFEKPLINVLWIGTFVLVIGFTLAIIRRYSEFVKMRNKGMEV from the coding sequence ATGGTTCATACATTCATCGGTAACTTAGGACATTTATTTATCATCATTACCTTTGTTACCGCCTTAGTTGCTACCTATTCCTATTTTCAGGCCGCACGGGTACCCGAACTAGCCGCTGCCTCCTGGTATCGTTTAGGAAGAATTACTTTTTACACACACCTGGCCGCTGTACTGGGTGTGATTGTTAGTTTGTATTTCATCATCAGCAATCATTATTTTGAGTACCACTATGCCTGGAGCCATTCCTCGCGTAGTTTGCCTTCACACTATATTATTTCCTGTTTCTGGGAAGGGCAGGAGGGAAGTTTTCTGCTGTGGATATTCTGGAATGCTTTGCTGGGTATCATCCTGATTCATACCAATAAAGCGTGGGAAGCACCTGTAATGGTGATTTTTGCCTTGGTACAGGGATTTCTGGCTTCTATGATTCTGGGTGTGGTAATTCCAGGCCTGGATATTAAGATTGGGAGTTCTCCTTTTATTTTGCTGCGTGATGCCATGCAGGATGCACCCATATTTGCTTCTAATCCGAATTTTGTGCCTGAAGATGGTAACGGACTCAATCCACTCTTGCAGAACTACTGGATGGTGATTCACCCTCCAACTTTATTCTTAGGATTTGCTACAACACTTATCCCGTTTGCCTATTGTATTGCCGGTTTATGGAAAAATAAATTTGCTGAATGGATTCGTCCGGCATTACCTTGGGCTTTGTTTTCGGCAGTAGTGCTGGGCGTAGGTATTCTGATGGGTGCCTATTGGGCGTATGAAACCTTGAATTTTGGTGGATACTGGAACTGGGACCCGGTAGAAAATGCGGTATACATCCCATGGCTGGTGCTGGTGGCTACGATCCACACCATGATCACTTATAAGAAAAGCGGCACCGCTTTACGTACATCAGTGGTATTAGCGATTGCATCCTTTGTGCTGGTATTATATGCCACTTTTCTCACCAGAAGCGGTATCCTGGGCAATGCTTCCGTTCACTCCTTCACAGATTTAGGCTTATCCGGACAGTTGTTAATTTATCTGCTTACTTTCACCATAGGGTCTATTGTGCTGAGTGTGGTGAAATGGAAAAATATTCCTTCCGATGAAAAAGAGGTTTCTACCTATTCCAGGGAATTCTGGATATTTATCGGAGCCACTACCTTGTGTCTAGCCGCTTTCCAGGTGCTGGCTTCTACTTCCATTCCGGTTTATAATTCTATTATTGAATCATTCGGTTTTCTTTCGAACCTGGCGCCGCCAGCCGACCAGATCAGCCATTATACTAAATTCCAGTTATGGTTTGCTGTGGTTATTACCATACTTTCTGCGATTGGCCAGTTTTTCTGGTGGCAAAAAATCGATAAAAAAACGCTGCTCAATTCTCTCACAACGCCATTGCTGGTTACATTGCTAGTTTCTGCGCTGTTTATTGTGCTGGCTGGGGTAGATAATCTGATATATATTGTGCTGCTTACCACTTCTGTGTTTTCAGTAGCGGCCAATGCTAAAATTCTGTGGAAAGTAGCTAAAAACAATTACAAACTTTCCGGAGGTGCCATTGCTCATATTGGGGTTGCCATGATGCTGATTGGTATTTTGTTCTCTTCCGGCTATTCTGAGGTAGTTTCACTTAATACATCTGGGTTGATGATCTCTAATGATGAAACCTTCAAAAAAGACAATGACAAAGAGAACAAAGAAAATACATTGCTCTGGCTGAATAAACCTACCCGTATGAATGAGTATTGGGTAACCTACCGGGGCAGACGAATAGACGTACGCAATATGCCAGGGTATATTCACAAAGAATTATTATTGCCCGGCGATGTGGAGTACCGCTCAGTAGCCAAAGAGGATATTGTATATGAGGGCAAAACCTATTTCAAAAAAGGCGATACCCTGGAAACGTATCCTGAAAATACCTACTATGAAGTAGAATACCGGGACGATAAAGGCAGAATATTCAATTTGTATCCGAGGGTCCAGATCAATGAACAGATGAATGGCATTGCGCCTTCACCTGATATTAAAAGAAGCCTTGGCAGCGATTTATACACGTATGTTAACGCTACTCCCGACCCCAGTGCTGAAAAAGACTGGAGTGAAATGGAAGAACATATTGTGAGCCTGCAGGATACTTTCTTTATAAACGACTATGTAGCCGTGCTCGATAATGTTGTACGGGCATCAGAAGTAGAAGGGATTGTGCTTACTTCGAATGATGCAGCCGTAAAAGCGAAAATCCGGGTATTGGGTGAAGGCAAAGATTATGAAGTAAATCCGGTATATGTGATTAAAGACCGAATGGTAGGCCGGGTGCCAGAAACCATTGAAGACCTGGGTTTAAAACTCACTTTTAATAACATTGATCCCAATACTGGCAAATTCACATTTGGCGTGAGCACTACTCAGAAGGATTATATTATTATGAAAGCCTTTGAAAAGCCATTAATCAATGTGCTTTGGATAGGCACATTTGTATTAGTGATTGGTTTTACACTGGCTATTATTCGCCGTTACAGCGAATTTGTCAAAATGCGCAACAAAGGAATGGAAGTATAA
- a CDS encoding Rossmann-like and DUF2520 domain-containing protein has product MNITFIGAGNVAWHLAQALDSAGHTVQQVYSRRLQSAVQLADQLYNAEPTQSLDFSRSKANVFFIAVPDQAIASLVTRLQLPVHAILVHTSGTLPIELLSAFENTGVFYPLQTFSKAKALQMQQVPFCIEASNPETEEVLVSLAQDISRTVYLVSSAERKVLHVAAVFACNFTNHLLSIAYQITLQENLEFSLLEPLIRETINKALAGENPASVQTGPAVRNDTSTMQSHLDYLSRSPAEKEIYQLISQNIQKVSREL; this is encoded by the coding sequence ATGAATATCACGTTTATAGGCGCTGGCAATGTCGCCTGGCATCTGGCACAAGCCCTGGATAGTGCCGGACATACCGTGCAACAGGTATACAGCCGGCGTTTACAATCGGCTGTACAACTCGCAGACCAGCTCTATAATGCAGAACCTACTCAATCTTTAGATTTTTCCAGAAGCAAGGCAAATGTTTTTTTTATTGCTGTACCTGACCAGGCAATTGCTTCTCTGGTGACCCGGCTACAATTGCCGGTTCATGCCATACTTGTGCATACCTCTGGTACCTTGCCCATAGAATTATTATCGGCTTTTGAAAATACAGGTGTGTTTTATCCGCTGCAAACATTCAGTAAGGCAAAGGCTTTACAAATGCAGCAAGTGCCTTTTTGCATTGAAGCTTCCAATCCGGAAACGGAAGAAGTTCTGGTAAGTCTGGCACAGGATATAAGCCGCACCGTTTATCTGGTAAGTTCAGCTGAGCGTAAAGTATTGCATGTGGCTGCTGTATTCGCCTGTAATTTTACCAATCATCTCCTGTCAATCGCTTATCAGATCACCTTGCAGGAGAATCTGGAATTTAGCCTGCTTGAACCACTCATCAGAGAAACAATTAACAAAGCCTTAGCTGGTGAAAATCCGGCAAGTGTACAAACAGGCCCTGCGGTGCGTAATGATACTAGCACCATGCAAAGCCACCTGGACTATCTCAGCCGTTCTCCCGCAGAAAAGGAAATCTACCAACTCATCAGCCAGAATATTCAGAAAGTAAGCCGCGAACTGTAA